The DNA segment GGCGGCGGCTACCACATTTTCAACGTGGCGCGCGCCTGGACGCTGGCCTGGGCCATAATGAATCAGGTGGAAATCCCTGACACCCTGCCGCCCCATTGGCCCCACAACCCGGGCCTCTATCAATCAGTGTCGAAAACCCTTCGCGACCAGCCCCACAGGAGCACAGGGCACGAGCGCTGCGCCAGATACATGGATGAATGTCTGAGTTATCTAACAGAACACGTGCTGCCGTTGATCAGCAAGGACACTGGCTGACCGGCAAGAATCAAGGATGAACAGATGCTTGCTCTGATCAAGAAAGCCCTGGAATCCAAGAAATCGGCAAAGCGTCAGCCTGTGGCCGATGCTTACACTGCAAATGTCCAGCTTGCCACTGCAGCTCTATTCATAGAAATGGCAACCATTGACGGCACCTTCAGTCAAACTGAAAAAAGTACCATAGTCGATATACTGAGCCAGCACTACAGCCTATCTCCAGCAGAAGTGGACTCCCTGCTGCAGCAAGCAAAGACCCAGGCAGACAAGAGTACGGATCTCTGGCACTTCACCAGCAATATCAACAAGAATTATTCCAGGGCAGAAAGAAAGAACATCGTAGAGCTGCTCTGGAGAATAGTCTATTCCGATGGCAGACTGAACAAGTACGAAGACTACCTGATCCACAAACTGGCGAATCTTCTTCGCCTGGACCACAAAGAACTCATTGACGCCAAGATGAAGGTGCTCTCCGAGCAGAAACAATCCAGCAGCTGAAACCATGGCTGCAAGCAAAGTTGTTTTATGTTCTGTTCCAGGCTCCGCTTTCTGCCGCACTCACCTGCGTGCCAGGCAATCTGTAAACGCTCAGGCCAGGACATCTCGAGGCGCTCCTCACTTTATGTGCGGTTTTTTCCTCAGAAATGTAGTGATTGCAAAATGAGCGTCAAGAAGATAAACTGTCTCTAAAGCGAGCGGTTTTCATCCCCCTTGCCTCTGACCCCACCTGCTCGACTCTCTTCCACCCCGAGTTCAGACCGCAGGGAGGACCACGAGTGAATCTCTGTGCGACCCGGGGTCCCGCACGAGGGCAGCACAACTTCTCATCGCAGGCCACATGGGGGCGGTGAAACAGGGGCTGCTTGAACCTGAACGCTGAAAGTCTTTGCTGGCAGCGCACTGGAAAAACACGGTTCTCTAAAGTATGCTATCAGCAGCATTGTTCAATCCAGGCTTCTTTTTCTTTACAGTTGCTGTTTGGATCAACCGGGACAGCTGAAGATTTGGCCTTTGTTGCAAGTATGTCAGCTCGTCCCGCTAGCAAAACAAAAGGAGGTATGACAATGAATGAGATGACAGCGGCGAACCTACGCTCTGCCTTTGGAGGAGAAAGTCAGGCTCACATGCGCTACCTGGTGTGGGGCAAGAGAGCAGAAGAAGAAGGTTTTCCCAATGTGGCCCGCCTCTTCAGGGCAATTTCCTATGCGGAAGAAGTGCACGCCAGCAATCATTTCCATGAACTTGCTGATGTGAAAGGTGATTTTCTTGTTGCTTCCATGGCTGGTTTTGGTCTTACCTCCACCTCGGAGAACCTCCAGGGTGCAATTGACGGCGAGAACTTCGAGATAGAGCAGATGTATCCGGCCTACCTGGCGGTGGCCAGAGATCAGAATGAACGGAATGCTATTCGCTCTTTCCACTATGCCCTCGAGGCCGAGAAAATACACTCTGCCATGTTCAGCGAGGCTAAACAGGCCGTAGACAGCGGCAAGGACATGGACCTCGACGATGTGCAGATCTGCAGCGTCTGCGGCCACACCAGGCAGGGAGACGCCCCGGATCGCTGCCCTGTGTGCGGCCAGCCGCGCGAAGCATTCGTGGCTTTCACGAAGTAGCGTGAGAACATCAGCAAAAAGACTTTTACGATCAGGAGGATCACGACATTTTGCTCCCCCGGCGCCTCGAACCGCGGCAATGCCGAGTTGACCGGTGCCCGGTCGCCCGCTTGGTTCTTCAGCGCTGCGCGCCTCGGGAACCAACCGTTCGACCCGCGGAACCTCCGCCATAACCAGCAGATCACTCTGCCGTTATCACGGAGAACCCGCCGCTCAACTCCGCATTTGGAGAAATAGAATCAGGGAGCTAGTCGGAAAATGTGAGGAACTAATAAAGGAGATACTATGAGACCAAGGAAAATCAAAGACAAAATTTACTGGATGGGTTCTGTAGATTGGGACAGGCGTCTCTTTGACACCCTTATCCCGCTTCCGGACGGGACAAGCTATAACGCGTATCTCATCGAAGGGAGCGAGAAGACTGCCTTGCTGGACACTGTTGATCCACCCATGGCCCATGAATTGCTTTCCCAACTTGAAGGTATTCCAAAGCTTGATTATATCATCTCCCAACACGCAGAACAGGATCATTCCGGGACAATTCCGCAGGTACTTAAAAAATTTCCTGATGCGAAGCTTATAACAAGCTCCAAGGCAAAAGGGATGCTCATGGATCTTCTGCAGGTACCTGAAAAAGCTTTCATAACTGTAGAAGATGGTGAAACTATCTCCCTTGGCGACAAGACCCTGAAGTTTATCTATACCCCATGGGTCCATTGGCCCGAGACCATGTCGACTTACCTCGAAGAAGACAAAATTCTTTTCAGTTGTGATTTTTTTGGTTCCCATATCGCGACAACCGATCTATTCGTCACTGATGAAGGGCGTGTGTTAGAAGCGGCGAAACGCTATTTTGCCGAGATCATGATGCCCTTTCGAAGCACGATCCAGAAGAACCTTGAGAAACTGGCATCCTACGAGATAGAGATGATAGCCCCCAGCCATGGACAGATATATCCCCGGGCTTCCCTCATTATTGATGCTTATAAGGACTGGGTCGTCGGAGCACTCCGAAACAAAGTAGTCCTCCCATATGTAACCATGCATGAAAGTACAAGGCAGATGGTCGATTATCTTGTATCTGCTCTTGTGGAGAAAGGTGTCGGAGTCGAACAGTTCAATCTTGTTGCTACGGATATAGGAAAACTTGCCATGGCCCTGATTGATGCGGCTACAATCGTAGTTGGAACTCCAACAATCCTGGCTGGACCTCATCCTTACGCCGCGTATGCCGCGTTCCTGGCAAACGCCCTGCGTCCTAAAACAAAATTTCTTTCCATTATCGGTTCCTACGGGTGGGGTGGTAAGACTGTAGAAGTCTTGGCAGGAATGATTCCTAATCTTAAAGTAGAAGTTATCGAACCTGTTCTTTCCAAAGGGTTACCGTCAGAGACTGATTTTAAAGCTCTTGAGAATTTGGCTGAGACTATCGCGACTAAACACAAAGAACAGGGATTCAAATAGTCGGGTGATATTTTTCTTCCAAGAAATTCTCCTAACAAATCACTGCACTGGATTTTTACTCCGTTGCGCTTCGTAAAAACCAGTGAGTTCAAGCGTCAGTGAACATAATATGAACATAATAGGTCCACTTTTCGCCTTGTCATCTCAAGTGGCCTGCGTTACATTGTAAGACATGAAAACAAGCCTTACCATAAGGCTTGATGACGACCTGGAGCGCATGCTC comes from the Deltaproteobacteria bacterium genome and includes:
- a CDS encoding TerB family tellurite resistance protein produces the protein MLALIKKALESKKSAKRQPVADAYTANVQLATAALFIEMATIDGTFSQTEKSTIVDILSQHYSLSPAEVDSLLQQAKTQADKSTDLWHFTSNINKNYSRAERKNIVELLWRIVYSDGRLNKYEDYLIHKLANLLRLDHKELIDAKMKVLSEQKQSSS
- a CDS encoding rubrerythrin family protein is translated as MTMNEMTAANLRSAFGGESQAHMRYLVWGKRAEEEGFPNVARLFRAISYAEEVHASNHFHELADVKGDFLVASMAGFGLTSTSENLQGAIDGENFEIEQMYPAYLAVARDQNERNAIRSFHYALEAEKIHSAMFSEAKQAVDSGKDMDLDDVQICSVCGHTRQGDAPDRCPVCGQPREAFVAFTK
- a CDS encoding FprA family A-type flavoprotein, with translation MRPRKIKDKIYWMGSVDWDRRLFDTLIPLPDGTSYNAYLIEGSEKTALLDTVDPPMAHELLSQLEGIPKLDYIISQHAEQDHSGTIPQVLKKFPDAKLITSSKAKGMLMDLLQVPEKAFITVEDGETISLGDKTLKFIYTPWVHWPETMSTYLEEDKILFSCDFFGSHIATTDLFVTDEGRVLEAAKRYFAEIMMPFRSTIQKNLEKLASYEIEMIAPSHGQIYPRASLIIDAYKDWVVGALRNKVVLPYVTMHESTRQMVDYLVSALVEKGVGVEQFNLVATDIGKLAMALIDAATIVVGTPTILAGPHPYAAYAAFLANALRPKTKFLSIIGSYGWGGKTVEVLAGMIPNLKVEVIEPVLSKGLPSETDFKALENLAETIATKHKEQGFK